The Candidatus Flexicrinis proximus sequence CGGCCGATGCAGCGAGAGACTTTGACGCACCAGTGCAGCGCGAATGGCTGGTCACCAACGGCATCGGCGGCTACGCCATGGGGGCGCTGAACGGCGCGCGCACGCGGCGATATCACGGTTTGTTGATCGCCGCGCTTCAGCCGCCGGTTGGCCGCTGGCTGATGGCGACCGCTCTCCGCGACTCGCTCGAAGTCGGCCGCCGGCAGATCGACCTGTCCCACGTCAGGTTCAAGGACAGCGCGATAGGCTCCAACCGCCGGATCGGCTTCGCGCTTGAGGGGACGACACCGGTCTGGTGCCTCGAATCACACGCGCTTCACCTAAAGAAGCGTATCTTCATGGCCCACGGCGCGAATACCACCTATATCCGCTATACACTGCTGCGTGCTTCTCGCCCTGTCATGCTGCGCGGCACTGTCAATGCCGTCTTTCGCGACCATCACGCGGCGCTGAGTCACTCTGATGAGCCGGTTGCTCGGTCGCAAGTAGAGTCCGCTTCCGTTCTGCGCGTGCGCGTCACCCCGGACGCCCCGCCCTTAACCATTGCCATGCGCGGCTTGTACGCGCCGGAAGCCCTCTACACGCGCGACGAATACCTCTCCGTCGAAAACGAGCGCGGCTTCGACCATTTCGAGGACAGCCTCGCCGTCGCGGCTTTCAGGACCGAACTCGTGCCCGGCCAGTCGCTCACCATCGTCCTCAGCGCCGAGCGCGAGCCGGAACTGGACGGCGAATGGGCGTATCAGGCGCACCGCGAACGCGAACAGGCGCTGTGGAAGCAGGCCAAAATCAAGCGCGCACCCAAAGCGCTGGCACAGTTGGTCTACAGTGCCGACCAGTTCATCGTGAAGCGGGCGCTGGCCGACGGCACACCGGGCCACAGCGTGATCGCCGGTTATCCGTGGTTTGGCGACTGGGGACGTGACACCATGATCGCGCTGCCCGGCCTGACGCTGGCGACCCGCAGGTACGACATCGCCCGCGGCATCTTGACCACCTTTGCCCGTTACATTGACCGTGGTATGCTGCCCAACCGCTTTCCCGACAGCGGCGAAGCGCCCGAATACAACACCGCCGACGCGACCCTGTGGTACTTCGAAGCGGTGCGCGCCTACTTTGCCGCGACACGTGATCTGGATACCCTGCGGACGCTCTATCCCGCGCTGGCGGACATCGTCGCGCATCATGTCAACGGCACGCGCTACGGCATCAAGGTCGATCCCGCCGACGGCCTGCTGCGGGCGGGTGAACCGGGCGAAAACCTGACGTGGATGGACGCCAAAGTCGACGGCGTCGTGATGACGCCGCGCCACGGCAAAGCTGTCGAAATCTGCGCGCTCTGGATCAATGCGCTGGCCGTCATGCGCGACTTCGCGGCACGTCTTAGCCAGCCTGATCTTTACTCGGCGGGGTTGGCGCAGGCATCGGCCAGTTTCGCGCGTTTTTGGGATGCTAGCCGGGGCTACCTGAAGGACGTCCTCGACCCCGACGATGCAACCCTGCGTCCGAACCAGTTGATCGCCGCGATGCTGCCGTCCGTGCCGCTCACGACCACCCAGTTGCGCGCCATCGTCGATGAGTGCCACACAAGACTCTATACGCCCTTTGGCATCCGGACGCTTGCGCCGGACGACCCGAATTATCACGGTGTTTTCACAGGGGACTGGCGCACGCGCGACTCTATGTACCACCAGGGACCGGCATGGAGCTGGCTCCTCGGCCCGTTTATCAGCGCGCACCTGCGCGCCTATGGCGATCGGGATGCCGCGCGACGCTTGCTTGACTCGGCGCTGGTAGGCCTGTATGACGGCTGCGCCGGCAGTGTGAGCGAGCTGTTCGACGGGGACTCTCCTCACTATCCGCGCGCGGCCTGTGCTCAGGCCTGGGGTGTCGCGGAACTGCTGCGCGTCTGGCGCGAACTCGAAGCGTGACAAATAAAAACCGGGGTTCAGATCAGTCGCTGAACCCCGGTCCGTTTAATGCTTCGCGTTGTTAGTTGAAGTAGACGCTCGATGCCGGAATGCCGTCAAGGATGACAGTGCAGCTCTTTCCTTCAGCGTCCGGCGCAATCTTGATCTGGACTTCGCCGGTCGTCAGGATTTCTGCGGTGGTCTTGCCGATTGCGCCGATGAACGTATTCACGCTGGGCGGCGCATCCGCGTATGCCGCGATATCGTCAGCCGTATAGGCGCCCTGGTACAAGCCAGTGCTGTCGGCCTGAATATCCCAGACTTCGATGCCAGCGCTGGTCGAATACAGCGCCGAGGTCAGATCGCAGTTATTCAGATTGATCCGGCTGTCAGTCCCTCCGACCGGCGCAATACTGACCGAACCATCGCAGTTGATCGTGGCGGTCGGCGCCCGGAGTCCCGCTGCCGAAATGATCGTCAGGCTGACATGTGTGACCGCTGGGCCGGCAACGCTGTACGCAAACTGGTACGAATCGGACGCAATAAAACTCCAGTTGACCGCCGGGGCGGCGCCGTTGCTGTGGATAGCGCTTACCGTAGTGGCCAGACCCACGGTGGCGTTGACCAGAACCCCCTGTGCGTCGTACGCCAGTAGTCTTAGTCGGCCCTCGATGAGTGTCCCGCCGCATCCGGTGAGTTCGACATCCGCCAGTACCAGCGAAACAGGGGCGCCCGCCGATACAACCATTGACTGCAGACTGACCAGACCCAAGATAATTGCGATGATGATGCGCTTCATGTTTCTCTCCTCTATTTAAGCATATGCTAACCTGTTTCCCCCTTGGCTGCAATCCTAATTCGTGAGATAGGACACAAGGCTCAGACCCAAATCCGGCGCCTGCCTGACCACTGCCGAAGATCCGTTTTCCGGCCGCAGTTAGTCGAAGATATCGAAAATCTCGCTCAGGAACGATTTCCGCCGGCCCTTGCGGGTGCGGTCGTCATAGGGACGGTCGTCATCGTCGTATTCCTCGCGGCTGCTGCGGCGTTCGAGTGGCCGCTCTTGCCGGGCGGCAGGCGGCTGATCGTTTTTGCGTTTCCCCGTGATCAGCGACGTGTCGGCGTCGAAATCGTCGTAGGTTTCCGCACCGGCATCCACCTCGCGGGCGATCAGCTTGTCCAGCTCTCCGCGGTCCAGCCAAACCCCCCGGCACTTCGGGCAATAATCGATTTCCACGCCGCTCCGGTCGGTAATTACCAGCTCTGCGCCATCGACAGGACATCTCATGCTAGACTCTTCCTTCAACACTATTGAACGTTATACGTCCACAGCATAAAGTGTCCTGCCAGTATGAAACACCCCACAAGTTGAGGGGCTGGCTTAGCATTTGCTGATAAGCATTGGAGCGTAATCTATCGTTGGGATTCCCCCTCATCCCCGGCAGGAGCTTGAACCCCTGCAGCTTATCCGCGAATATGCGGCGTGAGCGCCGCATATTCGCAAGGTGAGGGGTCGAGGGGCGCAAGTCCCTCGCGGAGGGGTGGAGGCAGCGCCTCCACAAAATAGCCTCCAGGCGTGTACTGTACGTCAGCCGAGCCGCTGATAAATCCCTTTCAGCGCTGGGTAAAGCTCGCGGTACAGCGCATAGTGCTCCCCGTAAACCGCCCGTTCGGTGCCGGTCGGCGTGATGTCGCCCCGCCCGACAAATGCCTCGCAGGCCGCCGACACCGTGCCGTACCATCCCGCACCGACCATCGCCAGGATCGCCGCCCCCAGCGCGCTGCCTTCTGTCGTTGGCGCCGCTTCAACCGGCACCCCCAGCACATCCGCGATGATCTGCCGCCACAACGGGCTGCGTGCGCCCCCCCCCGCGACCCGCGCGACATCCGGCAGCGGGACCCCCCCCTCGCGCATCAGCGTAAACGAGTCGTTCAGGCCGAATGCGACGCCTTCCAGCACCGAGCGCGTCAGGTGGGCGCGGGTGTGCCGCGCGGTCAGCCCAACGAAAGCGCCGCGCGCCAGCGGATCGGGGTGCGGGGTGCGTTCGCCGGTTAGGTAGGGCAGGAACAGCAGACCGTCGCTGCCTGCCGGCGCGGATGCCGCTTCGGTCACCAGCACGTCAAACGGCACATCTGCCGCCAGCGTATCGCGGTACCACTGCAGCGCCCCGGCCGCGCTTAGCATCACGCCCATCCAGTGCCACAGCCCCGGCACCGCATGGCAGAACGCGTGCACGCTGCCGTTCTTCTCATAGACGTAGGATTCCAGCGGCGCGAAGACCACCCCTGAGGTTCCAATGGTCACGCTCACCAGTCCGGGGGCAGTTAGCCCCATGCCAATCGCGGCGGTCGATTGGTCGCCGCCGCCCGCGACGACCGGCGTCCCGATCACGAGTCCGGTCTGCGCGGCCCCCTGCGCGTGAACAGTCCCGGTAATCTCGGTGCCCTCGTGGACGCTGGGCAGCCACGCGGTCGGGATGTCCAGTGCTGAGGTCACGTGGCTCGACCACTTACGCGCGCCGACGTCCAGCAGCGACGTGCCGCTGGCATCCGCGACGTCGATGGCATGTTCTCCAGTCAGGCAGTAGCGGATGTAATCTTTCGGCAGCAGGATATGCGCGCACTGTGCGTAGACTTCCGGCTCATTTTCCCGTACCCACAATATCTTTGGAGCCGTGAACCCGGTAAGCACGCGGCTCCCCGTGATGCGGATGATCTCCGCCGCGCCGACTGCGCGCGTGATCTCGTCGCACTGTTTCTGCGTACGCTGATCGTTCCACAGGATCGCCGGCCGTAGGACGCGACCTGCTGCGTCGAGCATGACCAGCCCGTGCATTTGTCCGGTGACGCCGATCGCCTTGATGGCCGCGCTGTCTATTCCACTTTCCGCCAGTACTGCGCGGATCGACTCTGCCGTGCCTGTCCACCAATCCGCCGGATTCTGTTCGCTCCAGAGCGGGAATGGCGAGGACACGGATTGCGGTGTCGTATGGGTTGCGATGATTTTGCCGTTGCCGACCAGGATCGCTTTTGCGCCGGTCGTACTGATGTCGAGCCCGAGGACGTATTCCATCTGAACAGCCTTTACCTGAGTGTTCCAATCCACAAGCAGAAAGTTTAGCGCAGATTACGAATTCTGCTCCACTGTTACCGGTAAGCTCATTGTGTTGTCGGGACAACAGTGTCACGCCGGCACACGTGCTATACCCTAAACATCGTGTAGCGGTATCAGGGAGTAGCATCATGTCCACTAAAGCTCAGCACGTTCAACCCCTCGCGCTCAACCGGACGGTGATCAACGGCATAATCGGCGGAGTGATCGGCGGTATCGTCTTCGGCATGTTGATGGCAATGATGGGAATGCTGCCAATGGTCGGCATGCTGATCGGCCAGGATAGCGCGGTCGTTGGGTTTGTCGTACACATGGCGATCAGCGCGGCATTTGGCGCCGCATACGGCTTCGCCGCGCCGCGGCTTCCGCTTCGCAGTTGGGTAAGCGCTGCCGTCGCGGGCATTGGTTATGGGATCATCCTTTGGGTAGCCGGCGCATTGATCCTCATGCCGCTCATGTTGGGTATGAACGAAATGATCTTGCAGATTGGGCAGATGCAGCTCAACAGTCTGATGGGCCATGTCATTTTTGGTGTGGTCCTTGCCGCGATCTATAAGACGTTGCTTGAGCGCGGGTAAGGTTGACCCTCTCGGACTCCTCATGAGTCATGACCCCAAATAACGAGGCGCGCCACTTGTCTGTAGCGATTGGACTACCGCTTCTCGGTGGCTTATCACCGGATGAACACGCGCGCGTGCTGCGACATGCGCGCGTGTTCACATTTCTGCGCGACCAACCCATCTTTCGGGTAGGGGAGCCGGCCACTGCGGTCTACTTCCTGTTGGATGGGCTCGTAAAAGTGATGTATGGCAATCCGCGCGGCGACGAGTCGACCATCGCCATCTTCCAGAGCGGCGATACCTTCGGTGAGTTATTTCTGGGCAAATACCGCTTCAGGGTCGGCACAGCGGTTGCCTTGCTTCCCACACGGATCGCGTCGATCGCAGAAAATGACCTGATCGACCTGTTCGAACAGATCCCGCGTTTCAGCCTTAACTTCATGCGGCACCTGGCCGACCGGAACCGCGAGGCGCTGGCCCGCATGCATGCTCTGATGCATGTCGACGCCCGCTCGCGGCTCCTTGGGGTGCTGTACAACTTGTCGCGGCATCACTGCTGCGGACGCGATGACTGGTTCGAGCTTCCCGATGCGATTACGCAGTCCGACATCGCCACGATGTCGTGCTTGAACCGCAGCACCGTGAGCCTGCTGTTGAACGACCTGCGGCGAACTGGAATTCTGGGGGGCTCAGGGCGGACACTTCGTGTCAACGTCCCTGCCGTGCACGCAATTCTCGAAGATGCCGGCCTCGAAATCCTGACCTGAGACCAAACCGGGTTACGGGCCGTATCCTCAGGTTACGACCCTGTTGCCACGCTAACGACCGCACCACTGGGGCGCGTCTGCCGTGGTATGCGCTTTCTGGCGGGTTACGGAACCGTAGGCTGCTCCACACGACGTTTACCGAAAATCCATATCTGCTCAACACATGGCCGCTATTCTCCAGTTATCGATTGGCAGTAACGATACGGAGGAAACCATGAAATTGCACAAGACGATCCTGACCGCGGTAGTGTTGGCAGCAGTATCGGTGACGGCGTTCGCCCAGCCAGATATGAAGATCGATGTCGGTGCCGACGCCGTCGTATTCCGCGAAGAAGGCAGCATCCAGGTGTGGACGCCCGACGCGGACGGTGTCTGGGCGCCGGTGATCAGCCTCAGCGCCGACGAAGTTCTCGCCTATGAGGATGCGGTACCCAACGAAAATACGGTTGTCGCCAGTGAAGGGGACATCTCGGTTGAACTGCTGAGCAACGGTCAGTGGCAGGTCAATAACGGCCCCGACCTCGAAGGCAAGGTCAATGTCGTCGTCTTCGAAACCGACTTCACCTATACCCACGAATACAACTGGAGCGTCTACGGCGACGTCCTCTAGCCCGCTTCACGGTCGTACCCCCCCTCCCGGCCGGCAGTTGCCCAACGACTGAACCATCGGGGAGGGGGGAGGAAGGCAGCGTAATCCAAATATCAAAAGGCCCCCTTCAACCCGGTGAAGGGGGCTTTCGTATTCGGGGTGCTGGCAGGTTAGTTGGTGGTGATGGTGAACTTGGCCTTCGGGGACTTGCCGGTCTCGCCAGACTTGCTGATGTACTCGACCTGCCAGGTATAGGTGTGGTCCTGTTCGAAGACCAGCGCCTTTTCGCCAGCGGAGATCGGAGTCGAGCACTCGTCATTCGAGCAGCCTTCGCCGCCGTAAACCATGTGCCGGGTGAGGATCACCTTGCCGGTTTCAGTGTCCTTGACGAGCAGGCGGAAACCGAGGTGGATCGAGTGGCCCGCGTCGAACTTCAGCATGGTGAACTCGTTCATTGAGAGGTAAGTGTTGTGCGCGGGGAAGATTGGCGCCTTAATCTCGAGTTCGTCGACCGTTGCAGCGAACTTCACGCTCTTGAGCTTGGTCGTGCCAACCTTGGTGATGACCTGCCATTCGACGTGCTGGCCGTCGCGGGTGTGGTCGAATACGCCGGTGTCCAGCGAGTTGACCGTGCAGTTGGCAGGCCCGCAGGTGTAGGTCGGCTTGAGCGTGAAAACTTCGCCTGTTTCAACGATCTTGAACTTCAGGAAGTAGGTCGTGGCGCTGACGTTCGTCCACTGGAAGGGGACACCGACATACAGCGACATGTTGTTCATCGGGAAGACCGGCTGGGCGACCAGCAGCACAAAGTTTGGATTGCTGATCGACTCGCCAGCGGGGGCGGCCGGAAGGGGCAGGGCTTCCTGTGCGAAGGCCGGGACGGCGGCCATCATCACAACTACCATCATCAGAAGTGAGAAGAAGCGGGTCAGGGTCGTGCGGGTCATGTTGGTTACTCCGTGAATTTGGATGTGTGAACTTATGACCCTATCCTATCGAGCGATCGTCCAGAAATCGTCTAGGCGCGCAAACGATCGCAGACGGTGTAGATTCCAGCGCGCAAAATCGCATTCCTGTGTATCATCGAATCAGCAGATTTTCGGCGTGGCCGGCAATCGAAAGACAGGTTGTGATGGCACGGACAATTATCAAATCCCTCATCATCGTAGGGTATCTTCTGGCCATCACCGCGGCGGTGACAGCGGTCGGCGGCGATCAGGAAGGGCGGGCCGCATCCCCCGCCAACGACAATTTTGCCAGCGCCATGCCGGTCGTCTTCAACACGACGCAGACGGTCAAAAACACGCACATGGCGACGACAGAGGCAGGCGAACCCCTCGAACACTGCGTGCAGACGCATACCAAGAACGTATGGTTCACGTTTGTCGCGCCGTTCAGCGGCAAGCTGGCGTTTTCCACGGCTGGCAGCCGCTTCTCCGATATAGATGGGAGCTTTGTAACGTCCGCGTCGATCACCGTCTATAGCGGTACGGCACTGAACGCGCTGAGTCCCGTGGACTGTGCGAACATTTTCCCGGTGGTGCTGACGGATGTCGATATCGTCGCGGGGACGGCCTATTACATCGTCGTCTCTGTCGCCGGCACTACGGCGCCGTCCGTCCTGAAGTTCAAGTCATCCATCGTCACAATCCACAGCGGCTTGTACAACCTGGGGCTGATGAACCCGGGTTTCGAAAGCCCGCTTGGGGTTGGTTGGAAGCTACAGAACGCGACCAACGGTGACTATCGC is a genomic window containing:
- a CDS encoding glycogen debranching enzyme family protein, whose translation is MLHFPADAARDFDAPVQREWLVTNGIGGYAMGALNGARTRRYHGLLIAALQPPVGRWLMATALRDSLEVGRRQIDLSHVRFKDSAIGSNRRIGFALEGTTPVWCLESHALHLKKRIFMAHGANTTYIRYTLLRASRPVMLRGTVNAVFRDHHAALSHSDEPVARSQVESASVLRVRVTPDAPPLTIAMRGLYAPEALYTRDEYLSVENERGFDHFEDSLAVAAFRTELVPGQSLTIVLSAEREPELDGEWAYQAHREREQALWKQAKIKRAPKALAQLVYSADQFIVKRALADGTPGHSVIAGYPWFGDWGRDTMIALPGLTLATRRYDIARGILTTFARYIDRGMLPNRFPDSGEAPEYNTADATLWYFEAVRAYFAATRDLDTLRTLYPALADIVAHHVNGTRYGIKVDPADGLLRAGEPGENLTWMDAKVDGVVMTPRHGKAVEICALWINALAVMRDFAARLSQPDLYSAGLAQASASFARFWDASRGYLKDVLDPDDATLRPNQLIAAMLPSVPLTTTQLRAIVDECHTRLYTPFGIRTLAPDDPNYHGVFTGDWRTRDSMYHQGPAWSWLLGPFISAHLRAYGDRDAARRLLDSALVGLYDGCAGSVSELFDGDSPHYPRAACAQAWGVAELLRVWRELEA
- a CDS encoding zf-TFIIB domain-containing protein, whose amino-acid sequence is MRCPVDGAELVITDRSGVEIDYCPKCRGVWLDRGELDKLIAREVDAGAETYDDFDADTSLITGKRKNDQPPAARQERPLERRSSREEYDDDDRPYDDRTRKGRRKSFLSEIFDIFD
- the xylB gene encoding xylulokinase; its protein translation is MEYVLGLDISTTGAKAILVGNGKIIATHTTPQSVSSPFPLWSEQNPADWWTGTAESIRAVLAESGIDSAAIKAIGVTGQMHGLVMLDAAGRVLRPAILWNDQRTQKQCDEITRAVGAAEIIRITGSRVLTGFTAPKILWVRENEPEVYAQCAHILLPKDYIRYCLTGEHAIDVADASGTSLLDVGARKWSSHVTSALDIPTAWLPSVHEGTEITGTVHAQGAAQTGLVIGTPVVAGGGDQSTAAIGMGLTAPGLVSVTIGTSGVVFAPLESYVYEKNGSVHAFCHAVPGLWHWMGVMLSAAGALQWYRDTLAADVPFDVLVTEAASAPAGSDGLLFLPYLTGERTPHPDPLARGAFVGLTARHTRAHLTRSVLEGVAFGLNDSFTLMREGGVPLPDVARVAGGGARSPLWRQIIADVLGVPVEAAPTTEGSALGAAILAMVGAGWYGTVSAACEAFVGRGDITPTGTERAVYGEHYALYRELYPALKGIYQRLG
- a CDS encoding DUF1440 domain-containing protein — translated: MSTKAQHVQPLALNRTVINGIIGGVIGGIVFGMLMAMMGMLPMVGMLIGQDSAVVGFVVHMAISAAFGAAYGFAAPRLPLRSWVSAAVAGIGYGIILWVAGALILMPLMLGMNEMILQIGQMQLNSLMGHVIFGVVLAAIYKTLLERG
- a CDS encoding Crp/Fnr family transcriptional regulator — its product is MTPNNEARHLSVAIGLPLLGGLSPDEHARVLRHARVFTFLRDQPIFRVGEPATAVYFLLDGLVKVMYGNPRGDESTIAIFQSGDTFGELFLGKYRFRVGTAVALLPTRIASIAENDLIDLFEQIPRFSLNFMRHLADRNREALARMHALMHVDARSRLLGVLYNLSRHHCCGRDDWFELPDAITQSDIATMSCLNRSTVSLLLNDLRRTGILGGSGRTLRVNVPAVHAILEDAGLEILT